One part of the Quercus lobata isolate SW786 chromosome 7, ValleyOak3.0 Primary Assembly, whole genome shotgun sequence genome encodes these proteins:
- the LOC115953901 gene encoding secoisolariciresinol dehydrogenase-like isoform X2, producing the protein MGSFSLLSTAARRLEGKVALITGGSSGIGESTARLFSKHGAKVVIADIQDELGHSVCEDLNPQSTSFVHCDVTKETDVENAVNHAVSKYGKLDIMYNNAGIAGVPKPNILDNTKAEFEQVVSVNLVGAFLGTKHAARVMIPAKKGSIINTASVCSTIGGVATHGYTSSKHGLVGLMRNTAVELGQFGIRVNCVSPYVVVTPLAKDFLKLDDDGVNRVYSNLKGVIPQPEDIAEAVLYLGSDESKYVSGHNIVIDGGFTIVNIGLCMFAQS; encoded by the coding sequence GCTTGAAGGAAAAGTGGCGCTAATCACTGGTGGGTCTAGCGGCATTGGTGAGTCCACTGCAAGACTCTTCTCTAAACATGGAGCAAAAGTTGTAATTGCTGACATCCAAGATGAATTGGGTCACTCTGTATGCGAAGATTTAAATCCTCAATCTACATCCTTTGTCCATTGTGATGTTACTAAAGAAACAGATGTAGAAAATGCAGTTAACCATGCTGTTTCCAAGTATGGTAAGTTAGACATTATGTACAACAATGCTGGTATAGCTGGGGTACCCAAACCCAACATCCTTGACAACACCAAGGCTGAATTTGAGCAAGTGGTTAGTGTCAACCTTGTAGGTGCTTTCCTTGGCACCAAACATGCAGCCCGTGTGATGATTCCAGCTAAAAAAGGTAGTATAATCAATACTGCTAGTGTATGTTCAACCATAGGAGGAGTTGCAACTCATGGCTACACAAGCTCAAAACATGGTTTGGTTGGATTAATGAGAAATACAGCAGTGGAGCTTGGACAGTTTGGAATTCGTGTGAATTGCGTGTCACCTTATGTGGTTGTTACACCTTTGGCAAAGGATTTCTTGAAGCTAGATGATGATGGAGTTAATCGTGTTTATTCCAACCTCAAGGGTGTAATTCCCCAGCCAGAGGATATAGCCGAGGCTGTTCTCTATCTCGGAAGTGATGAGTCAAAATATGTGAGTGGACATAACATTGTCATAGATGGAGGCTTCACCATTGTAAATATAGGCCTTTGTATGTTTGCACAgtcttaa
- the LOC115953901 gene encoding secoisolariciresinol dehydrogenase-like isoform X1: MGSFSLLSAAARRLEGKVALITGGSSGIGESTARLFSKHGAKVVIADIQDELGHSVCEDLNPQSTSFVHCDVTKETDVENAVNHAVSKYGKLDIMYNNAGIAGVPKPNILDNTKAEFEQVVSVNLVGAFLGTKHAARVMIPAKKGSIINTASVCSTIGGVATHGYTSSKHGLVGLMRNTAVELGQFGIRVNCVSPYVVVTPLAKDFLKLDDDGVNRVYSNLKGVIPQPEDIAEAVLYLGSDESKYVSGHNIVIDGGFTIVNIGLCMFAQS; encoded by the exons ATGGGAAGTTTCTCACTACTCTCGGCTGCAGCAAGAAG GCTTGAAGGAAAAGTGGCGCTAATCACTGGTGGGTCTAGCGGCATTGGTGAGTCCACTGCAAGACTCTTCTCTAAACATGGAGCAAAAGTTGTAATTGCTGACATCCAAGATGAATTGGGTCACTCTGTATGCGAAGATTTAAATCCTCAATCTACATCCTTTGTCCATTGTGATGTTACTAAAGAAACAGATGTAGAAAATGCAGTTAACCATGCTGTTTCCAAGTATGGTAAGTTAGACATTATGTACAACAATGCTGGTATAGCTGGGGTACCCAAACCCAACATCCTTGACAACACCAAGGCTGAATTTGAGCAAGTGGTTAGTGTCAACCTTGTAGGTGCTTTCCTTGGCACCAAACATGCAGCCCGTGTGATGATTCCAGCTAAAAAAGGTAGTATAATCAATACTGCTAGTGTATGTTCAACCATAGGAGGAGTTGCAACTCATGGCTACACAAGCTCAAAACATGGTTTGGTTGGATTAATGAGAAATACAGCAGTGGAGCTTGGACAGTTTGGAATTCGTGTGAATTGCGTGTCACCTTATGTGGTTGTTACACCTTTGGCAAAGGATTTCTTGAAGCTAGATGATGATGGAGTTAATCGTGTTTATTCCAACCTCAAGGGTGTAATTCCCCAGCCAGAGGATATAGCCGAGGCTGTTCTCTATCTCGGAAGTGATGAGTCAAAATATGTGAGTGGACATAACATTGTCATAGATGGAGGCTTCACCATTGTAAATATAGGCCTTTGTATGTTTGCACAgtcttaa